GTCAGTCAGTCAGTACTACGACATCTGATCCGGCGCGTCACCGAGAACGGCCCCTGACCTGCGGAAAGGCAGGATCAGGGGCCGTTGTCAGCAACCGTCCGAGAAGACTGCACGCGCTGACTAGACGGCTCGCAGAAGGCTCGCTATCTCCGACTCCCCACGCGTTCGGCGAAGGCGTCGAGCGCGTCGATGACGTCTGGGGCGATCCAGGCGCGGTTGCGCTGTCCCCCGCCCGCCCGCTTGAGGATGCCGGCTTCCTCCAGCTGCTCCACCGCGCGCTGGGCGGCCGAGAGCGCCACGCCTGTGGCGGCTTCCGCGTAGGCGACATTGACGGCGGGCTGGTTCAGCAGATGAGGCAGCAGCCGGCGCGCGGCTGATCCTCGCCGTGACGTCAACCGCCCGCTCCAGTCCTCGAAGACCGTCTCCAGGTCGTCAACGAGCTGACGCCCGTTGCCGATGGCACGGAAGGAGGCGTTGATGAACTGCCGGATGATCGTCTCGGGATATCCCTCCCGATAGTCCGTGAGCGCTCGAAAGTAGGCGGACGTGTCGGTGAGCAGACCGGCAGAGACCGGAACCGTGAGAGTACGAGTGACACCAGAGTGGCGCAGCATCGCGTGGACGAGGGTGCGCCCGATGCGCCCGTTGCCGTCGTTGAAGGGGTGGATGGTCTCAAATTGCGCGTGCGCGATCGCGACGTGCACCAGCACCGGCAGGTCGACTCGCTGTACGAAGGTGATGAGGTCATCGAGCGCCACAGGGACACCGATGTGGTGAGGAGGGACGAACGAGGCCGTGTGCGGACTCAGCGCGTTGTTGCCGATCCACACCTGCTGGTCACGCAGTGTGCCGGGGGCGGCGTACGGATGATGATCGAGCAGTGCTTGGTGAGCCGCGAGGATCGAGGAGACGCTGATCTCGTCGGCCAGCTCGACCGCACGTTGCATGGCCGTGACGTTCGCAGTGACCAGTTGGGCGTTGGGGCCGGCCTTGGCCTCAATCGCTGCCATCGCCAGCGCTCGGGCCCCGGCAGTCACGCCCTCGATCTCCGATGACGACGCCGCCTCGGTGCGCAATAGCACCGAGGCCAGCGGGGCCAGCTCGGTGGCCGCATCATCGCCTTCACGCGCCGCGCGGCGCTCGGAGATCGCGGTGATCTCGGCATCGAAGCGGGCGATCTCGCGGACAGCATCCTCGGCCTCGGCCTGAAGCGCGCCGTTGATCCGGACCTCGGCTTCCGCGATGCGGGCTGGCACTGCCGCCTGGTAGGGCCCTCGGGCCGCGAGTTGCTGGCGGCGTGAGGCAGAGTGATCCGGTTCGCGGCCCCAGGGGTAGGTCTCCCAGCCCACAGCGAACTCGGGGTGCAACTCGCCTCGGTCTTGGCTCACATCATTACGTTAGACCACTTTATAGAAGCAAAGTGGTGTACGGGTCGGGCGACTATCAGGGAAGCCCGACCGCCAGTCCTTCGATACGCGGCGGCGGAGTCCCACGACTCCCTGCGAGGCCGCGGCGCGTGGGATACGTTCGGATCTCCCCTGCTGCCGACCGGGACGGACACGTGATCGAGCACCGCGACGGCACGTTCTACCTGCAGACCGCGCACACGTCGTACTGGTTCGCCGTCACCGAGCACGGACACCTCGAGCACATCCACTACGGGCCGCGCCTGGCGATCCAGGATCCCAGTGCGCTGCGCTGGAGCCGGGTCGCGCGCGGGGGTTCGACCGTGGCCTACGCACCCGAGGACGTCCGCTACAGCCTCGACACCCTTCCCCTGGAGTTCAGCGGGATCGGGCAGGGCGACTACCGCACGAGCCCGTGTGAGATCCGCACCGCGCACGTCGGCTACGACCTCGACCTCGGCTACCGCGGCCACGAGGTCCACGCGGGCAGCCTCGCCGCACGCACCCTGCCGACGGCCCACGGGACCCCGGCCGAGGCCACGACCCTGGTCATCGACCTGGCCGACGAGCGCGCCGGCATCGAGGTGGCGCTGCATTACACGGTCTTCGCTGCGGCCGACGTCATCACCCGCCGGGTCGTCGTCCGCAACACCGGACCCGCTGAGGTGGTGGTCGAGAAGCTCCTGAGCTTCCAGCTCGACCTGCCGGAGGCATCGCTGGGCGGGGCGCCGCGGCTGATCACCTTCGACGGTGCGTGGATCGCGGAGACCCACGCCCACGACCGTCCGATCGGCCCCGGCTTCAGCGGGGTCTCCAGCAGCACCGGCTCCAGCAGCAACCGGCACAACCCCGGGTTCCTGCTCGCGGCCGCCGACGCCGACGAGGACCACGGACGCGTCCACGGCTTCAACCTCGTCTACAGCGGCAACCACCTCGGCAGCGTCGAGCGCGGCGCCACGGGTCTGCTCCGCGTCGCCGGCGGCATCAACCCGCAAGGCTTCTCCTGGCCGCTCGCACCAGGCGAGGAGTTCGAGACCCCCGAGGCGGTCCTGGCGTTCGCCGACACCGGGTTCAACGGGCTGTCGGAGCGGATGCACCGGTTCGTCGTCGACCACGTGCTGCCCGCGCGCTATCGGCGTACGCCGCGCCCGGTCGCCTACAACAGCTGGGAGGCGCTCTCCTTCGACGTCTCCGAGCGCCGCCTACTCAAGCAGGCACGCCGTGCCGCCGACCTCGGCATGGAGCTCTTCGTCGTCGACGACGGCTGGTTCGCCGGCCGCAAGGACGACACCGCCGGCCTCGGCGACTACGCCGTCGACGACGCGAAGTTCCCC
The nucleotide sequence above comes from Nocardioides massiliensis. Encoded proteins:
- a CDS encoding Fic family protein is translated as MPARIAEAEVRINGALQAEAEDAVREIARFDAEITAISERRAAREGDDAATELAPLASVLLRTEAASSSEIEGVTAGARALAMAAIEAKAGPNAQLVTANVTAMQRAVELADEISVSSILAAHQALLDHHPYAAPGTLRDQQVWIGNNALSPHTASFVPPHHIGVPVALDDLITFVQRVDLPVLVHVAIAHAQFETIHPFNDGNGRIGRTLVHAMLRHSGVTRTLTVPVSAGLLTDTSAYFRALTDYREGYPETIIRQFINASFRAIGNGRQLVDDLETVFEDWSGRLTSRRGSAARRLLPHLLNQPAVNVAYAEAATGVALSAAQRAVEQLEEAGILKRAGGGQRNRAWIAPDVIDALDAFAERVGSRR
- a CDS encoding alpha-galactosidase, whose product is MGYVRISPAADRDGHVIEHRDGTFYLQTAHTSYWFAVTEHGHLEHIHYGPRLAIQDPSALRWSRVARGGSTVAYAPEDVRYSLDTLPLEFSGIGQGDYRTSPCEIRTAHVGYDLDLGYRGHEVHAGSLAARTLPTAHGTPAEATTLVIDLADERAGIEVALHYTVFAAADVITRRVVVRNTGPAEVVVEKLLSFQLDLPEASLGGAPRLITFDGAWIAETHAHDRPIGPGFSGVSSSTGSSSNRHNPGFLLAAADADEDHGRVHGFNLVYSGNHLGSVERGATGLLRVAGGINPQGFSWPLAPGEEFETPEAVLAFADTGFNGLSERMHRFVVDHVLPARYRRTPRPVAYNSWEALSFDVSERRLLKQARRAADLGMELFVVDDGWFAGRKDDTAGLGDYAVDDAKFPRGLGSLVTKLSALGLQAGIWVEPEMVNEDSELYRTHPEWALRIPGKPARLGRQQHVLDLCNPDVCDYVVASVGALLDAHDFRYVKWDMNRHLADTHSPHVRAPGMTAHQYVANLHDVLRRIFEPRPHVLLETCSSGGNRFDLAMLAHSAMIWASDDTDPIERLEIQQGLSYLYPLSTISAHISNAPHQQTLRNTPLSTRFNVACFGVLGYEYDLELLSSEERKEVREQIAFYRTHRDLFQHGRFRRHTKPHPDRFVWQVDDGDRTILGNFQRRVVAAPAPDLLPVAGLEPETTYRVRSKPQRLMIDRFGDLINHVTPIRLDPRGVVLSTAAKFTSLTDAAEEYVGTGALLAQGIRLHHQFSGTEYHPGIRMLGDHGSTLYVVERLEEGP